One genomic segment of Alicycliphilus denitrificans K601 includes these proteins:
- a CDS encoding MerR family transcriptional regulator, whose protein sequence is MSTQLPPIPAKRYFTIGEVADLCGVKPHVLRYWEQEFTQLRPVKRRGNRRYYQHHEVLMIRRIRDLLYDQGFTISGARNRLQELTHADKGLRGASLPGPDDEQALHGEPGAQSVEGDGPHAVPLDPARLRKELEEIRALLF, encoded by the coding sequence ATGAGCACCCAGCTGCCCCCCATCCCGGCCAAGCGCTACTTCACGATTGGTGAGGTGGCCGATCTGTGCGGTGTCAAGCCCCATGTCTTGCGCTACTGGGAGCAGGAGTTCACGCAGCTGAGGCCCGTGAAGCGGCGTGGCAACCGGCGCTATTACCAGCACCACGAGGTGCTGATGATCCGCCGCATCCGCGACCTGCTGTACGACCAGGGCTTCACCATCAGTGGCGCGCGCAACCGGTTGCAGGAGCTGACGCATGCGGACAAGGGTTTGCGTGGCGCTTCGCTGCCCGGGCCCGATGACGAGCAGGCATTGCACGGGGAGCCTGGCGCGCAGTCCGTGGAGGGCGATGGGCCGCACGCTGTGCCTCTCGACCCTGCGCGGCTCAGAAAAGAATTGGAAGAAATTCGCGCACTTCTTTTTTAG
- a CDS encoding integration host factor subunit alpha has translation MTSGMETGAIEFAVESLESPALTKAQLADLLFEHIGLNKRESKDMVDAFFDLIVQSLVDGQDVKLSGFGNFQIRTKAPRPGRNPRTGETIPIEARRVVTFHASSKLKEQIQGRSKEA, from the coding sequence ATGACATCGGGAATGGAAACCGGCGCGATCGAATTCGCGGTGGAGAGCCTGGAGTCCCCGGCTCTGACCAAGGCGCAGCTGGCGGACCTGCTGTTCGAGCACATAGGCCTGAACAAGCGCGAGTCCAAGGACATGGTGGACGCGTTCTTCGACCTGATCGTGCAAAGCCTGGTCGATGGCCAGGACGTGAAGCTCTCGGGCTTCGGCAATTTCCAGATCCGCACCAAGGCCCCGCGGCCCGGGCGCAACCCGCGCACGGGCGAGACGATCCCCATCGAGGCGCGGCGTGTGGTGACGTTCCATGCCAGCAGCAAGCTCAAGGAGCAGATCCAGGGCCGCTCCAAAGAGGCCTGA
- the pheT gene encoding phenylalanine--tRNA ligase subunit beta: MQFPESWLREFCNPPLTTQELADTLTMAGLEVEELQPVAPPFRRIVVGEIKEAAQHPNADRLRVCQVDVGQPELLNIVCGAPNARAGIRVPCAMVGAELPPGEDGKPFLIKVGKLRGVESHGMLCSARELKLSEDHGGLLELPADAPLGQDIREYLKLDDTLFTLKLTPNLAHCLSVYGVAREVSALTGAPLKALQFPEAAAAIDDRLPVRVSAPDLCGRFSGRVVRGVNPRAQTPQWIVDRLARCGQRSVAPLVDISNYVMFEFGRPSHIFDLDKIHGGLDVRWGRAGEQLKLLNGNTITVDEKVGVIADEREVESLAGIMGGDATAVSDDTRNVYVEAAFWWPEAVAGRSRRYNFATDAGHRFERGVDPELTVEHIERITQLIVEICGTPETALGPIDDQRVNMPAQNAVRMRVARAAKVIGMPLTQVQCADALRRLGLSVREEEGAVTVLPPSFRFDLRLEEDLIEEVARVVGYNNLPTNPPLAPITPKLRAESRRSSFAVRRELAALGYQETINFSFVEERWETELAGNAAPIRLLNPIASQLSVMRSSLLGSLLQVLKFNLDRKAGRVRVFELGRVFLRDAGVQGSDSSVEGYAQPMRVAGLAHGAADALQWGRKDKAVDFYDAKGDVEALLAPLRPTFEPATHPALHPGRCARVLLDGKAIGFVGELHPQWRQSWELPAAPVMFELELDAVLQRKVPAFRAVAKRQFVERDIAVVVAERVTHDEVMGAIAAALPGELLRSAVLFDVFRPQPPRAGESAPAGALAQGEKSLAMRLTLGSDSAALTDTEIDAAVQTVLQALAQQTGARLR, from the coding sequence ATGCAATTCCCTGAATCCTGGTTGCGAGAGTTCTGCAACCCGCCTTTGACCACCCAAGAACTGGCCGATACCCTGACGATGGCGGGGCTGGAGGTCGAGGAGCTCCAGCCCGTCGCCCCGCCGTTCAGAAGAATAGTCGTCGGCGAGATCAAGGAGGCCGCGCAGCACCCCAACGCCGATCGCCTGCGCGTGTGCCAGGTGGACGTGGGCCAGCCCGAGCTGCTCAACATCGTCTGCGGCGCGCCCAACGCGCGCGCGGGCATCCGCGTGCCATGCGCCATGGTGGGCGCCGAGCTGCCTCCGGGCGAGGACGGCAAACCCTTCCTCATCAAGGTGGGCAAGCTGCGCGGCGTGGAGAGCCACGGCATGCTGTGCTCGGCGCGAGAGCTGAAACTGTCCGAGGACCACGGCGGCCTGCTGGAGCTGCCCGCCGACGCGCCGCTGGGCCAGGACATTCGCGAGTACCTGAAGCTCGACGACACGCTGTTCACGCTCAAGCTCACGCCCAACCTCGCGCATTGCCTGAGCGTGTACGGCGTCGCGCGCGAAGTGTCCGCGCTCACGGGCGCGCCGCTCAAGGCGCTGCAGTTCCCCGAGGCCGCCGCCGCCATCGACGACCGCCTGCCCGTGCGCGTGAGCGCGCCCGACCTGTGCGGGCGCTTCTCGGGCCGCGTGGTGCGGGGCGTCAACCCGCGCGCGCAGACGCCGCAGTGGATAGTCGATCGCCTCGCGCGCTGTGGCCAGCGCAGCGTGGCGCCGCTCGTGGACATCTCCAACTACGTGATGTTCGAATTCGGCCGGCCGTCCCACATCTTCGACCTGGACAAGATCCATGGCGGCCTCGACGTGCGCTGGGGCAGGGCGGGCGAGCAGCTCAAGCTGCTCAACGGCAACACCATCACCGTCGACGAGAAAGTCGGCGTGATCGCCGACGAGCGCGAAGTGGAATCGCTCGCCGGCATCATGGGCGGCGACGCCACGGCCGTCTCCGACGACACGCGCAACGTCTACGTGGAGGCCGCCTTCTGGTGGCCCGAGGCCGTGGCCGGCCGCTCGCGCCGCTACAACTTCGCGACCGACGCGGGCCACCGCTTCGAGCGCGGCGTGGACCCCGAGCTCACCGTGGAGCACATCGAGCGCATCACGCAGCTCATCGTCGAGATCTGCGGCACGCCCGAGACGGCCCTGGGCCCCATCGACGACCAGCGCGTGAACATGCCCGCGCAGAACGCCGTGCGCATGCGCGTGGCGCGCGCGGCCAAGGTCATCGGCATGCCGCTCACGCAGGTGCAATGCGCGGATGCGCTCAGGCGCCTGGGCCTGTCGGTGCGGGAGGAGGAGGGTGCGGTGACCGTGCTGCCGCCGTCCTTCCGCTTCGACCTGCGCCTGGAGGAAGACCTGATCGAGGAAGTCGCGCGCGTGGTGGGCTACAACAACCTGCCCACGAACCCGCCGCTTGCTCCCATCACGCCGAAGCTGCGCGCCGAGTCGCGCCGCAGCAGCTTCGCCGTGCGCCGCGAGCTCGCGGCCCTGGGCTACCAGGAGACCATCAACTTCAGCTTTGTCGAAGAGCGCTGGGAGACGGAGCTGGCCGGCAACGCCGCGCCCATCAGGCTGCTCAACCCCATCGCCAGCCAGCTGAGCGTGATGCGCTCGTCGCTGCTGGGCTCGCTGCTGCAGGTGCTCAAGTTCAACCTGGACCGCAAGGCCGGCCGCGTGCGCGTGTTCGAGCTTGGCCGCGTGTTCCTGCGCGATGCCGGCGTGCAGGGCAGCGACAGCAGCGTGGAGGGCTATGCCCAGCCCATGCGCGTGGCGGGCCTGGCCCATGGCGCGGCCGACGCGCTGCAATGGGGCCGCAAGGACAAAGCCGTGGACTTCTACGACGCCAAGGGCGACGTGGAGGCGCTGCTGGCCCCGCTGCGCCCCACGTTCGAGCCGGCCACGCACCCCGCGCTGCACCCAGGCCGCTGCGCGCGCGTGCTGCTCGACGGCAAGGCCATCGGCTTCGTCGGCGAGCTGCACCCGCAGTGGCGCCAGTCCTGGGAACTACCCGCGGCGCCGGTGATGTTCGAGCTCGAACTCGATGCCGTGCTGCAGCGCAAGGTGCCGGCCTTCCGCGCCGTGGCCAAGCGCCAGTTCGTGGAGCGCGACATCGCCGTGGTCGTGGCCGAGCGCGTCACCCATGACGAGGTGATGGGCGCCATCGCCGCCGCCCTGCCGGGCGAGCTGCTGCGCTCGGCCGTGCTGTTCGACGTGTTCCGGCCCCAGCCGCCGCGCGCGGGCGAGAGCGCGCCGGCGGGCGCGCTGGCCCAGGGCGAAAAGAGCCTGGCCATGCGCCTGACGCTGGGCAGCGACAGCGCCGCGCTGACAGATACGGAAATCGACGCCGCCGTGCAGACCGTGCTGCAGGCGCTGGCCCAACAGACGGGAGCGAGGTTGCGATGA